A single region of the Acidimicrobiales bacterium genome encodes:
- a CDS encoding M48 family metalloprotease, giving the protein MVNTAKTFTLLAALGGLIIVAGGALGGQGGLVIGLVIGLVMAGGSYWFSDKLAIKSAKAQPVTREQMPEYFQIMEELTAKANMPMPKLYVAPNPQPNAFATGRNPNHAAVAVTVGLLDAMNWDEVRGVLAHELAHIRNRDILIGSVAAAIGMGITFAARMAMWGAMFSGGRGRDRNPIGEIAFAILAPIAAAVIQAAVSRSREFQADESAAKLIGTGEPLARALEKLDAYAMRIPADVDPNQASAYIINPLSAQAAGRGGGGLGKWFSTHPPTEQRIARLRAF; this is encoded by the coding sequence ATGGTCAACACCGCAAAGACGTTCACCCTGCTCGCCGCTCTGGGCGGTCTCATCATCGTTGCCGGTGGCGCGCTCGGAGGCCAGGGCGGTCTGGTCATCGGTCTGGTCATCGGCCTCGTGATGGCCGGCGGTTCGTACTGGTTCAGCGACAAGCTCGCGATCAAGTCGGCCAAGGCGCAGCCGGTCACCCGCGAACAGATGCCCGAGTACTTCCAGATCATGGAGGAGCTGACGGCCAAGGCGAACATGCCGATGCCGAAGCTCTACGTGGCGCCCAACCCGCAGCCCAACGCCTTCGCCACCGGCCGCAATCCGAATCATGCCGCAGTGGCCGTCACCGTCGGCCTGCTCGACGCGATGAACTGGGACGAGGTGCGAGGCGTGCTCGCCCACGAGCTCGCCCACATCCGCAATCGCGACATCCTCATCGGCTCGGTGGCCGCCGCCATCGGCATGGGCATCACCTTCGCCGCCCGTATGGCGATGTGGGGCGCGATGTTCAGCGGTGGTCGGGGACGCGACCGCAACCCGATCGGAGAGATCGCGTTCGCGATCCTCGCCCCGATCGCCGCGGCCGTGATCCAGGCCGCGGTCAGTCGCAGCCGCGAGTTCCAGGCCGACGAGTCGGCCGCCAAGCTCATCGGCACCGGCGAGCCCCTGGCCCGGGCGCTCGAGAAGCTCGACGCCTACGCCATGCGCATTCCGGCCGATGTCGACCCGAACCAGGCCAGCGCCTACATCATCAATCCGCTGTCGGCCCAGGCCGCCGGCCGGGGCGGTGGCGGGCTGGGCAAGTGGTTCAGCACCCACCCGCCGACCGAACAGCGCATCGCCCGTCTCCGCGCCTTCTGA
- a CDS encoding YajQ family cyclic di-GMP-binding protein — protein MPTFDVVSEVDQQEVRNAVDQAAREVAQRFDFKNTNSSIELGDGVVDMASLSEDRLAALRQVLEEKLVKRKVSLKVLDYGNIEPASGGTVRQTATLQSGISADKARELNKFIKTLGIKGVQSSTQGDQLRVSGKKRDQLQEVIAKLKEGDFGLPLQFNNFRD, from the coding sequence ATGCCGACATTCGATGTGGTTTCAGAGGTCGATCAGCAAGAAGTGCGCAACGCCGTCGATCAGGCGGCGCGCGAGGTGGCCCAGCGGTTCGATTTCAAGAACACCAACTCCTCGATCGAGCTGGGGGATGGCGTCGTCGACATGGCGTCCCTCTCAGAGGATCGTCTCGCCGCCCTGCGCCAGGTGCTCGAAGAGAAGTTGGTGAAGCGCAAGGTGAGTCTGAAGGTGCTCGACTACGGCAACATCGAGCCCGCATCGGGCGGCACCGTTCGCCAGACCGCGACATTGCAGTCCGGCATCAGCGCCGACAAGGCCCGCGAGCTCAACAAGTTCATCAAGACACTCGGCATCAAGGGCGTGCAGTCGTCGACCCAGGGTGATCAGTTGCGGGTCTCGGGCAAGAAGCGCGATCAGCTCCAGGAAGTGATCGCGAAACTGAAGGAGGGCGACTTCGGTCTCCCACTCCAGTTCAACAACTTCCGCGACTGA
- a CDS encoding glycosyltransferase family 2 protein → MSPFRFCAIVTGVVYLTWRLIFTWEGANPVLFFLLLAAEAFGFVRVLTETSLLGDVRPAIRNPEKTMAPDGDVILVVTDEPASEVHAAVLSARVISGYNNLRIVDRDNRPDVANLARRLGLVRIVGSPRADLGELIDRAMGDCTSLFALLMPADLVVMPDILEVTASAFDDPSVAVVACRVENVNAVDAVDFGGYGEHRRRDELMVAKLDDAEALPWWPGLAVVRRSAVSEIGGMSRGRQGVTMSTGVRLQAVGWKITDVPVIVGRRLAPWTDDRHLHRWARDLHERLSVLVDDEAPHRNEHATPLRRRVYRAADLHIGRSIQRLVLLGVLFTVLYSSSLPLVADARVLVPLWGAWQFASLLYRRKAQEPVGFTNWITNDLRLLSTDLYVAFRALPGKPLGVDLVDRAPGRIARTVFLVGLQIALAGSLAVFGLGIARPPHGDFATLASLAVAAWLWGMSLQARTASRLHQKRQNFRASDELRVLASKDRMGVIGVSPFGIDVVSADPLGIGEKVRLAFALPQADGSSIRFDCPTAVRRCSKTRGAYVSYLRFAQLSDAEVDQIAEYTAVVAGVHGLRDNLESPLEHLVPIEATLVKPRAEVAEV, encoded by the coding sequence ATGTCTCCCTTCCGATTCTGCGCGATCGTCACCGGCGTCGTCTATCTGACCTGGCGGCTGATCTTCACCTGGGAGGGAGCGAACCCGGTGTTGTTCTTCCTGCTGCTGGCCGCCGAGGCCTTCGGATTCGTGCGGGTGCTCACCGAGACGTCGCTGCTCGGTGATGTCCGTCCGGCCATCCGGAATCCCGAGAAGACCATGGCCCCCGACGGCGATGTCATCCTCGTCGTCACCGACGAGCCGGCGAGCGAGGTCCATGCGGCCGTGCTCTCCGCCCGCGTCATCTCGGGCTACAACAACCTCCGCATCGTCGACCGGGACAACCGCCCTGATGTCGCCAACCTCGCCCGGCGACTCGGTCTCGTCCGCATCGTCGGCAGCCCTCGCGCCGACCTGGGCGAGCTGATCGACCGGGCCATGGGTGACTGCACCTCGCTCTTCGCGCTCCTCATGCCCGCCGATCTCGTCGTGATGCCCGACATCCTCGAGGTGACCGCGAGCGCGTTCGACGACCCGTCGGTCGCGGTCGTCGCATGCCGAGTCGAGAACGTGAACGCCGTCGACGCCGTGGACTTCGGCGGCTACGGGGAACACCGACGACGCGATGAACTCATGGTGGCGAAACTCGACGACGCCGAGGCGCTGCCGTGGTGGCCGGGCCTCGCGGTCGTCCGCCGTAGCGCGGTGAGTGAGATCGGGGGAATGAGTCGTGGTCGCCAGGGGGTGACGATGTCGACCGGCGTGCGTCTCCAGGCCGTCGGCTGGAAGATCACCGATGTGCCGGTGATCGTCGGTCGTCGACTCGCCCCGTGGACCGACGATCGGCACCTGCATCGCTGGGCTCGCGACCTGCACGAGCGGCTGTCGGTGCTCGTCGACGACGAGGCTCCGCATCGCAACGAACACGCGACACCGCTTCGTCGTCGGGTCTATCGAGCCGCCGATCTCCACATCGGACGCAGCATCCAACGCCTCGTCCTCCTCGGCGTCCTCTTCACCGTGCTCTACTCGTCGTCGTTGCCGCTCGTCGCCGACGCCCGAGTCCTGGTTCCGCTCTGGGGTGCCTGGCAGTTCGCATCGCTGCTCTATCGGCGCAAGGCCCAGGAACCGGTGGGGTTCACGAACTGGATCACCAACGATCTCCGCCTTCTCTCGACCGATCTCTACGTCGCGTTCCGGGCGCTGCCCGGCAAGCCTCTGGGTGTCGACCTGGTCGACCGGGCTCCCGGACGCATCGCCCGGACGGTCTTCCTCGTCGGCCTCCAGATCGCACTGGCGGGCTCGCTGGCCGTCTTCGGGCTCGGCATCGCTCGGCCGCCGCATGGGGATTTCGCGACCCTCGCCTCGCTCGCGGTCGCTGCCTGGCTGTGGGGTATGAGCCTTCAGGCCCGGACCGCGTCACGCCTCCACCAGAAGCGGCAGAACTTCCGAGCGAGCGACGAACTGCGGGTGCTCGCCAGCAAGGATCGCATGGGCGTGATCGGCGTATCACCGTTCGGCATCGACGTGGTCTCGGCGGATCCGCTGGGCATTGGTGAAAAGGTCCGTCTCGCCTTCGCTCTCCCCCAGGCCGACGGCTCCTCGATCAGATTCGACTGCCCCACGGCCGTGCGCCGCTGCTCCAAGACCCGCGGCGCCTACGTGTCCTACCTCCGCTTCGCCCAACTGAGCGACGCCGAGGTCGACCAGATCGCCGAATACACCGCCGTCGTCGCCGGCGTACACGGGCTGCGCGACAACCTCGAGAGCCCCCTGGAACATCTCGTCCCGATCGAAGCCACGCTGGTGAAGCCCCGAGCCGAGGTCGCAGAAGTCTGA
- a CDS encoding N-acetyltransferase family protein — MKLRLATIDDAEALRTIYNREVLETTHTFDLEPRSLEAQQEWIREREGAFGVVVAEIDTEVAGFASLSPYRPRAAYRTSVENSVYVAESARGAGVGRALMDELIDVATSRGFHTIMARVVGGHDASIGLHQSCGFQVVGTEREVGRKFGRWLDVVVMQRMLA; from the coding sequence ATGAAGCTGCGACTTGCCACGATCGACGACGCCGAGGCGCTGCGCACGATCTACAACCGCGAAGTCCTGGAAACGACCCACACCTTCGATCTCGAGCCCCGCTCGCTGGAAGCACAGCAGGAATGGATCCGCGAGCGCGAGGGTGCGTTCGGGGTGGTGGTCGCCGAGATCGACACGGAGGTCGCCGGCTTCGCGTCGCTCTCGCCGTATCGGCCCCGGGCCGCCTACCGCACATCGGTGGAGAACAGCGTCTATGTCGCCGAGTCCGCCCGGGGGGCCGGAGTGGGACGGGCCCTCATGGACGAACTGATCGATGTTGCGACGAGCCGCGGCTTCCACACGATCATGGCCCGAGTCGTCGGGGGTCACGATGCCAGCATCGGGTTGCACCAGTCCTGCGGATTCCAGGTGGTGGGCACCGAGCGAGAGGTCGGCCGCAAGTTCGGCCGCTGGCTCGACGTCGTCGTGATGCAGCGCATGTTGGCGTGA
- a CDS encoding SDR family oxidoreductase: MSRWKRALVTGASSGIGASIARQLAEQGTPLVVVARDEARLDALAADVPVDVEVLVADLADPHDVARIGARLASSEDPIDLLVNNAGLGFSGSFAALDYEKERRVVAVNVLALHELSHAAAATMVRAGSGGILNIASVAGYLPSAGSATYAATKAFVNSFSESLHQELAGSGVTVTVSCPGFTRTEFHERAEADASRYPNAFWQDADTVAASALAAVAEGKARVVPGALNTVAVGLLKVAPLAALRRVTGKVAANP; encoded by the coding sequence ATGTCCCGTTGGAAACGCGCACTGGTCACCGGCGCGTCGAGCGGTATCGGCGCGTCGATCGCGCGCCAGCTCGCCGAGCAGGGCACCCCACTGGTCGTGGTCGCCCGTGACGAGGCCCGACTCGATGCCCTGGCCGCCGATGTCCCCGTCGACGTGGAGGTCCTGGTGGCCGACCTCGCCGATCCCCACGACGTCGCTCGTATCGGTGCCCGCCTGGCATCGAGCGAGGATCCGATCGACCTCCTGGTCAACAATGCGGGCCTGGGCTTCTCCGGATCCTTCGCCGCGCTCGACTACGAGAAGGAACGGCGGGTGGTGGCCGTCAACGTGCTGGCCCTGCACGAGCTGTCGCACGCCGCGGCCGCGACGATGGTCCGCGCCGGCTCGGGCGGCATCCTCAACATCGCCAGCGTCGCCGGTTACCTCCCGTCCGCCGGGAGTGCGACCTATGCCGCCACCAAGGCATTCGTGAACAGCTTCAGCGAGTCGCTGCACCAGGAGCTCGCCGGCTCCGGGGTGACCGTGACGGTGTCGTGCCCAGGCTTCACGCGGACCGAGTTCCACGAGCGGGCCGAGGCCGACGCGAGTCGCTACCCGAACGCGTTCTGGCAGGACGCCGACACGGTGGCCGCGAGCGCGCTGGCCGCCGTCGCGGAGGGCAAGGCCCGCGTCGTACCCGGCGCGCTCAACACCGTCGCAGTCGGCCTGTTGAAGGTCGCGCCGTTGGCGGCCCTGCGGCGCGTCACCGGCAAGGTGGCCGCAAACCCATGA
- a CDS encoding DUF2237 domain-containing protein, whose amino-acid sequence MPLPHDARNVLGGALAECGTDPVTGFFRDGCCNTSDDDVGSHTVCTTVTARFLEFSKESGNDLSTPRPEWGFAGLQPGDGWCVCAARWLEAALAGAAAPVRLSATHERALEVVPLQMLRAHAVDAEN is encoded by the coding sequence ATGCCCCTGCCCCACGACGCTCGAAATGTTCTCGGCGGCGCGCTCGCCGAATGCGGCACCGATCCCGTCACCGGCTTCTTTCGCGACGGCTGCTGCAACACCTCGGACGACGACGTCGGCTCCCACACCGTGTGCACCACGGTGACGGCTCGCTTCCTCGAGTTCTCCAAGGAGTCCGGCAACGACCTCTCGACCCCCCGACCCGAGTGGGGATTCGCCGGTCTGCAGCCGGGCGACGGATGGTGTGTGTGCGCGGCTCGTTGGCTCGAAGCCGCATTGGCCGGTGCCGCCGCGCCGGTGCGACTCAGCGCCACCCACGAGCGCGCACTCGAGGTGGTGCCGCTCCAGATGCTGCGGGCGCACGCGGTCGACGCCGAGAACTGA
- a CDS encoding TIGR03617 family F420-dependent LLM class oxidoreductase codes for MELDIMSGSMELHSMQRHAHAVEAAGFGTLWLTESGRTAYLSAAAAGLATEQLGIGTAVAVAFPRSPMITASTAWELADATNGRFTLGLGTQVKAHVERRYSSEYAPPGPRMKEYVRSIQAIFRAFRGEEKLHFEGDFYQFSLLPAQWSPGPIDAPDPRIFVSAVLPWMSRMAGEVCDGIHIHPFNSPEYIVERQRPHVAEGAARSGRELGDITFEIPVMTPVGDTDEELAATREHARQMIAFYGSTRTYSPVFETHGFDGLSEQLHARQRDGDLAGMVGLITDDILDHYTVSGSWSTLGANLVSRYRDVAPSTRLMTYTASSQLRTHPDILDRWAQVARDVAAA; via the coding sequence ATGGAACTCGACATCATGTCCGGCTCGATGGAACTGCATTCGATGCAACGCCACGCGCACGCGGTCGAGGCCGCCGGGTTCGGCACGCTCTGGCTCACCGAGTCGGGGCGGACCGCCTACCTGTCTGCCGCCGCCGCCGGGCTCGCGACCGAGCAGCTCGGTATCGGCACCGCGGTCGCCGTTGCCTTCCCGCGCAGCCCGATGATCACTGCGTCCACGGCCTGGGAGCTCGCCGACGCGACCAACGGTCGTTTCACCCTCGGCCTGGGCACACAGGTCAAGGCCCATGTCGAACGCCGCTACTCGTCGGAGTACGCGCCGCCGGGCCCGCGGATGAAGGAGTACGTCCGCTCGATCCAGGCGATCTTTCGGGCCTTCCGCGGTGAGGAGAAGCTCCACTTCGAGGGTGACTTCTACCAGTTCTCGTTGCTCCCTGCGCAATGGTCGCCCGGCCCGATCGACGCGCCCGACCCGCGGATCTTCGTGTCCGCCGTGCTCCCCTGGATGAGTCGAATGGCCGGCGAGGTGTGCGACGGCATCCACATCCATCCGTTCAACTCGCCCGAGTACATCGTCGAACGGCAGCGGCCGCATGTGGCGGAGGGCGCGGCGCGCAGCGGTCGTGAACTGGGTGACATCACCTTCGAGATCCCGGTGATGACGCCGGTCGGCGACACCGACGAGGAACTCGCGGCAACCCGCGAGCACGCCCGACAGATGATCGCCTTCTACGGGTCGACCCGCACCTACTCACCCGTGTTCGAGACCCACGGCTTCGACGGGCTGTCGGAGCAACTCCACGCCCGCCAGCGCGACGGCGATCTCGCCGGCATGGTCGGCCTGATCACCGACGACATCCTCGATCACTACACCGTCTCCGGATCGTGGTCGACGCTCGGCGCGAATCTCGTTTCTCGCTACCGTGACGTCGCGCCCTCGACCCGGCTGATGACCTACACCGCGTCGAGTCAGCTGCGGACCCATCCCGACATCCTCGATCGGTGGGCCCAGGTGGCACGCGACGTGGCGGCCGCCTGA